One Bacillota bacterium genomic region harbors:
- a CDS encoding DsrE family protein: MGSLFLVLKAAPEQEQHAHFVVNLAQAAQAKGHKVTVHVFGDGIYYLVPNMHIGPTNTAELCEKENSSLMYCFHNVEQRGIVPLVMESARKASTPDASMEFIKHDRVLMISG; this comes from the coding sequence ATGGGAAGTTTGTTTCTTGTGTTAAAGGCGGCGCCGGAGCAGGAGCAGCATGCTCATTTTGTCGTAAACCTGGCTCAGGCAGCACAGGCAAAGGGGCATAAGGTTACGGTTCACGTTTTTGGAGATGGAATCTACTATCTGGTGCCAAATATGCACATCGGACCTACAAATACTGCCGAGCTATGCGAAAAAGAGAATTCAAGCCTTATGTACTGTTTCCATAATGTGGAGCAAAGGGGCATCGTACCACTGGTCATGGAAAGTGCGAGGAAGGCATCTACTCCGGACGCATCCATGGAGTTTATTAAGCATGATAGGGTTCTTATGATTTCGGGATGA
- a CDS encoding DsrE family protein, protein MAEPIKFCAVVRQPPIGERDSLEILRFTLGLVLLGSHVVEIHAVLEGDGVFHALNELPEKVLGRDTSKISVVDGIDFDALVYVVKEDMEARGLSEEDLLEGVKVIPSEQVSGIISQAKTTHFM, encoded by the coding sequence TTGGCCGAGCCTATAAAGTTCTGTGCAGTTGTTCGCCAACCGCCAATTGGGGAGCGAGATTCTCTAGAAATCTTGAGGTTTACTCTTGGGTTGGTGTTACTTGGTAGCCATGTCGTTGAAATTCATGCCGTTCTTGAGGGTGACGGTGTATTTCACGCACTAAACGAGCTACCGGAGAAAGTTCTTGGAAGAGACACATCAAAGATCAGTGTTGTTGACGGCATTGATTTTGATGCACTGGTCTACGTTGTGAAGGAAGATATGGAAGCGCGTGGTTTGAGCGAGGAGGATCTGCTTGAGGGAGTAAAGGTTATACCTTCAGAACAGGTATCAGGGATAATAAGCCAGGCAAAGACTACCCATTTCATGTAG
- the tusB gene encoding sulfurtransferase complex subunit TusB, whose product MATICISALSSGETDRRERLITLIQGLSKPDEKVMLLLYGDGVYNLVNGSKAAAEITETSADIYVIAGDVEDRGLAGKIIPQAQQIDYDRAVDLIMESDHTVTGV is encoded by the coding sequence ATGGCGACGATATGTATTAGCGCTTTATCATCCGGCGAGACAGACCGACGTGAGCGACTCATAACTCTGATACAGGGCTTAAGCAAACCGGATGAAAAGGTAATGCTTCTGCTTTACGGAGACGGGGTTTATAACCTTGTAAACGGAAGCAAAGCGGCGGCAGAGATTACTGAAACATCTGCAGATATCTATGTTATTGCCGGAGACGTAGAAGATCGAGGGTTAGCAGGAAAGATTATTCCTCAGGCGCAGCAGATCGATTATGATCGGGCAGTGGATTTAATTATGGAGTCCGATCATACGGTCACGGGTGTCTGA
- a CDS encoding glycosyltransferase family 39 protein: MSAKIMPFQLRIDIENLPTNKVRGAKSTWVDNAKYLFVVLATLGTYLALVAFRSLDDNTLVSWRWVFANVSFGRVLLALIFGIAISFALSQVSIPKVYCPIFLFVISFVAASFFWKEPEVVIDASRYFTQAKHFAIYGPGYFLKEWGRNISVWTDLPLVPLLYGVVFKIFGESRLYVEVFTTLLFSGSTVLTYLLGKELWGEDTGFLAGLLMLGIPYVFTQVPLMLVDVPTMFFFMLSILVFIKAINIGGARIIIFSSLTVLLALLCKYSTWLMLSVLPVAFLVYFFGKQKQAWSAIGIRQYSARFNRYMMLYRGMAVVVITATLVAVFILFKFDVVSHQIGLLADYQRAGLKRWGESFYSTFFFQVNPFITLAAIYSIYVAFKKRDPKYLIVSWLVFLVIALRIERIRYIIMIFPMVTLMAAYGLSEINSEGLRRFTAWSAVASSLAVAIFAYLPFVQSISAVNLKDAGAYLNSIGARDIEVFSLPQKGSIDINPAVSVPLLDIFAEGNIYYRYDQVPPRVKKIEKSPLRFTWDYRNPGYYSLDNNKAMGEKMVVVISSSKEQALPDSGFQIPDGYRLAKLFKASSGVFRYQTVVTVYRSADK, from the coding sequence ATGAGCGCGAAAATTATGCCGTTCCAGCTCAGGATAGATATCGAAAATCTTCCAACAAATAAGGTCAGGGGTGCTAAGTCTACCTGGGTTGATAACGCAAAATACTTGTTTGTCGTGTTAGCTACTCTGGGAACATATCTGGCCCTTGTTGCTTTTCGCTCACTGGACGACAATACGCTTGTCTCATGGCGATGGGTGTTTGCCAACGTAAGCTTTGGCAGGGTGCTTCTGGCTCTTATATTTGGCATCGCTATTTCATTTGCGCTATCCCAGGTTTCGATTCCCAAAGTATATTGCCCCATTTTTCTTTTTGTCATCTCGTTTGTTGCTGCCTCGTTTTTTTGGAAAGAGCCGGAGGTCGTAATCGATGCTTCAAGATATTTTACTCAGGCTAAACATTTTGCGATTTATGGGCCTGGTTATTTTCTGAAGGAATGGGGCCGCAATATCTCTGTCTGGACCGACCTTCCGCTGGTTCCACTTCTCTATGGGGTGGTATTTAAGATATTTGGTGAGTCGAGACTTTATGTAGAGGTGTTTACGACACTTCTTTTTTCAGGCTCAACCGTTCTTACGTACCTTCTTGGGAAAGAGCTATGGGGAGAAGATACTGGCTTTCTTGCCGGTTTGCTCATGCTTGGTATTCCATATGTCTTTACACAAGTCCCGCTTATGCTGGTCGATGTGCCGACAATGTTTTTCTTTATGCTTTCAATACTGGTATTTATTAAAGCAATTAATATTGGGGGCGCCAGGATTATTATATTCTCATCACTTACTGTATTACTTGCTCTTCTATGTAAATACTCAACCTGGCTTATGTTGTCTGTTTTGCCGGTGGCATTCCTCGTGTATTTCTTTGGCAAACAAAAGCAGGCATGGAGCGCCATTGGCATCAGGCAATACTCGGCCAGGTTTAACCGCTACATGATGCTCTACAGAGGCATGGCGGTTGTAGTGATTACTGCAACCCTAGTTGCAGTATTTATTCTTTTTAAATTTGATGTTGTCTCGCATCAGATTGGGCTGCTTGCTGACTACCAGCGGGCTGGCCTTAAGCGGTGGGGAGAGAGCTTTTACTCAACATTTTTCTTCCAGGTAAATCCTTTTATAACTTTGGCAGCTATATACTCCATCTACGTTGCTTTTAAAAAAAGAGACCCAAAGTATCTGATAGTAAGCTGGTTAGTATTTTTAGTAATTGCGCTAAGGATTGAGAGAATACGCTATATCATAATGATTTTTCCGATGGTCACATTAATGGCTGCATACGGGCTAAGTGAGATCAACAGCGAAGGCTTAAGAAGGTTTACCGCATGGAGTGCTGTAGCCTCATCGCTGGCAGTTGCCATTTTCGCTTATTTACCGTTTGTGCAAAGTATAAGCGCAGTAAACCTAAAGGACGCAGGCGCGTATCTGAACTCTATTGGGGCAAGAGATATCGAGGTGTTTTCATTACCCCAAAAGGGCTCTATAGACATTAACCCGGCAGTCTCTGTACCGCTTTTAGATATTTTTGCCGAAGGCAATATCTACTATCGCTACGATCAGGTGCCCCCGCGGGTAAAAAAGATAGAAAAATCGCCATTGAGGTTTACCTGGGATTACAGAAATCCTGGTTATTATTCCTTGGACAACAATAAAGCTATGGGCGAAAAAATGGTGGTGGTGATATCGAGCTCTAAAGAGCAAGCTTTACCAGATTCAGGTTTCCAAATACCCGATGGATACAGACTTGCTAAACTATTCAAAGCCTCTTCAGGGGTTTTTCGATACCAGACTGTTGTAACTGTATATAGATCAGCGGATAAGTAA
- a CDS encoding YeeE/YedE family protein has translation MEAVKNLEAAGKSHSVSKSTYWAFLILGALALISLLYIRTNIYYMYIVVYIWFGVAYGMLLQYGRFCIASASRDLFAAKVPRMAVVVLMTLVFLSIIQAILAVTKVSTPFFQPVPAGIHLLIAGLLFGFGMVIAGGCATGSTYKTGEGHGTSLLALLALIFGQAIFVTLGGPLNNLLPQSWVQAAAAKVPSDKLSSWYDTYLMGYVLDKPTIQLSKTGFIANTFPGFAKYFVGDALLNVILPAVILLVAIYVYAARKGFIKKRRKAKGSAGFSDELAGIWNMLVQSKKTIFIGFLIAVTIGLHILVAKGMLDKFGATNFGELLARMDHKEGLTAAGKVFDPGYWFMTTQQTQLGAWLLDKIGLINVKDSVFFGLLNGIPAPWDNPSLWMLIGLIFGAMVTALASREFKFHPPKGELIAWGLLGGLLLGIGSRLGLG, from the coding sequence GTGGAAGCTGTAAAAAATTTAGAGGCGGCTGGCAAGAGTCACAGCGTTAGTAAAAGTACATACTGGGCGTTTTTGATTCTTGGGGCTCTTGCTTTGATAAGTCTCTTATACATTAGAACCAATATTTACTATATGTATATTGTAGTTTACATATGGTTTGGCGTTGCTTATGGGATGTTGCTTCAATACGGCAGGTTCTGCATTGCTTCGGCTTCGCGAGACTTATTTGCTGCTAAAGTCCCGCGAATGGCGGTAGTCGTTTTAATGACGCTCGTATTCTTAAGCATCATACAGGCAATACTTGCAGTAACAAAAGTGTCTACCCCATTCTTTCAGCCGGTACCAGCAGGGATTCATTTACTTATAGCCGGCTTATTATTCGGTTTCGGAATGGTTATTGCAGGCGGATGTGCGACCGGATCTACATACAAGACTGGTGAGGGGCATGGAACCTCTCTCCTTGCACTCTTAGCACTTATTTTTGGTCAAGCAATATTTGTGACGTTAGGGGGTCCGCTAAATAATCTTCTTCCTCAATCCTGGGTTCAGGCGGCTGCTGCAAAAGTGCCCAGCGATAAACTCAGTTCCTGGTACGATACATATCTTATGGGTTATGTACTTGACAAGCCCACCATCCAGTTATCTAAAACCGGTTTTATAGCCAACACTTTCCCGGGGTTCGCAAAGTACTTTGTTGGCGATGCACTTTTAAATGTGATCTTACCGGCGGTAATCCTGCTGGTTGCAATTTATGTCTATGCTGCGAGAAAAGGTTTTATTAAAAAGAGAAGAAAGGCTAAAGGTTCAGCGGGCTTTAGTGATGAGCTTGCAGGCATCTGGAATATGCTTGTGCAGTCCAAGAAAACGATTTTTATTGGTTTTCTTATTGCGGTAACGATAGGGCTACATATTCTTGTTGCTAAAGGAATGTTGGACAAATTTGGGGCCACCAACTTCGGAGAACTGCTTGCCAGAATGGATCATAAAGAGGGGCTTACCGCTGCCGGTAAGGTATTTGATCCAGGTTATTGGTTTATGACGACTCAGCAAACACAGCTTGGTGCCTGGCTGCTGGATAAAATCGGCCTTATTAATGTGAAAGATAGCGTATTCTTTGGTCTTTTAAACGGTATACCTGCACCGTGGGACAACCCATCACTCTGGATGCTGATCGGACTTATTTTTGGGGCAATGGTTACCGCCCTGGCCAGTAGGGAGTTTAAGTTTCATCCACCAAAAGGGGAGCTTATCGCGTGGGGACTTCTCGGCGGATTATTACTTGGAATCGGCTCTCGATTAGGTTTAGGCTGA
- a CDS encoding sulfurtransferase TusA family protein, translated as MAMKFEKTGDGTYSLDVCGYTCPHPQLYTKKSLEKMAEGEILEVIFDNPSSQESITQMCNAEGHEVVESTQDGSRFVIKIEKG; from the coding sequence ATGGCAATGAAATTTGAGAAAACGGGCGATGGCACTTATTCACTGGATGTTTGCGGATATACATGTCCGCACCCGCAGCTTTATACTAAGAAGTCCCTGGAGAAAATGGCAGAGGGCGAGATATTGGAAGTAATCTTTGACAATCCTTCCTCGCAGGAGTCGATAACCCAGATGTGCAACGCGGAAGGCCATGAAGTAGTTGAAAGTACGCAAGACGGTAGCAGGTTTGTAATTAAAATCGAGAAGGGCTAA
- a CDS encoding B12-binding domain-containing radical SAM protein, whose product MKCALIIPSWKPEDIFPPRTAGSQINYWQPLGTLYVASSLQKAGHEVKFINGAFMTSEDILKDIKAYNPEFVGFYSTAFGWSRTKVAAADIKKICDRAFICVGGPYVIAMQEKSLKDKGAEAIDAVVTGEGEMTVPEILDCLQQGRSLSGVKGVIFRDGDFIVKNPPRPLINDLDSIPFPNRELLGDKNLYVPPPATYKRKPVAVMLTSRGCNRRCIYCFQMDKGRKSGIRYRSVENVMQEIELVLSQGFREIKFLDDTFAADYNRAMQIAHEIKARGLKFTWFVSACVNQVDKPLLEAFREAGCWAILFGAESGVQKNLNAIRKGITLEQTRKAVRAAKEAGLKVITPFIFGIPGETFEEGLKTIEFALELDPHIANFHAIAPFPGSELYDNAEKYGTISEELTDYTYQGAAFVPHTMSRDDIIKLRLIAFRRFYSRPKFLLRRFIQIRSVYDVRAAFKGVKSLFWLWASRSALEVRKEKAGKLAPRTS is encoded by the coding sequence ATGAAATGTGCCCTCATTATACCCTCCTGGAAACCGGAAGATATATTTCCGCCTAGAACAGCGGGGTCGCAAATCAATTATTGGCAACCTCTTGGAACCCTCTATGTTGCCTCGAGCCTTCAGAAAGCAGGCCACGAGGTAAAGTTTATAAACGGCGCTTTTATGACCAGCGAAGATATTCTTAAAGATATAAAAGCCTACAACCCTGAATTTGTAGGCTTTTATTCAACCGCGTTTGGCTGGAGCAGGACAAAGGTAGCTGCCGCTGATATAAAGAAAATATGCGATCGAGCATTCATCTGCGTCGGAGGTCCCTATGTCATCGCCATGCAGGAGAAAAGTCTTAAGGATAAAGGGGCGGAAGCTATTGATGCGGTTGTTACCGGAGAGGGTGAGATGACAGTCCCGGAGATACTGGATTGCCTTCAGCAGGGACGCAGCCTATCGGGGGTTAAAGGGGTTATCTTTAGGGATGGAGATTTTATAGTAAAAAATCCACCAAGGCCTTTAATTAACGACCTCGACTCGATACCTTTTCCGAACAGGGAGTTATTAGGTGATAAAAACTTATATGTACCTCCACCGGCGACTTACAAACGAAAACCGGTCGCAGTAATGCTGACCTCAAGAGGTTGCAACCGCAGGTGCATCTATTGTTTTCAAATGGATAAGGGAAGAAAAAGTGGTATTCGCTATCGCAGTGTTGAAAACGTTATGCAGGAGATAGAGCTTGTCTTGAGCCAGGGTTTCAGGGAGATAAAGTTTCTGGATGATACCTTTGCTGCTGATTACAATCGAGCCATGCAAATAGCCCATGAGATAAAGGCAAGGGGTCTTAAATTCACCTGGTTTGTTTCAGCCTGTGTAAATCAAGTAGACAAGCCATTACTTGAGGCATTTAGAGAGGCTGGCTGCTGGGCGATACTTTTTGGAGCCGAAAGTGGCGTACAGAAAAATCTTAACGCCATAAGAAAAGGGATTACACTTGAGCAAACAAGAAAAGCAGTAAGGGCGGCAAAAGAAGCCGGTCTAAAAGTGATTACCCCGTTCATTTTTGGTATACCCGGCGAAACTTTTGAAGAGGGGCTAAAGACAATCGAGTTTGCCCTTGAACTCGATCCCCATATCGCTAATTTCCACGCGATAGCGCCTTTTCCGGGGTCAGAGCTTTATGATAACGCAGAAAAATACGGCACTATCTCCGAAGAACTTACTGATTATACCTACCAGGGAGCGGCTTTTGTCCCTCATACTATGAGTCGGGACGATATTATTAAGCTGCGCTTAATAGCTTTTAGAAGATTCTATTCAAGACCTAAGTTTCTACTGCGAAGATTTATTCAGATCAGAAGCGTTTATGATGTGAGAGCCGCATTTAAGGGTGTTAAGAGTTTGTTTTGGTTGTGGGCAAGCCGTAGCGCACTTGAGGTTCGAAAAGAGAAGGCGGGCAAACTTGCCCCCAGAACGTCTTGA
- a CDS encoding rubrerythrin family protein produces MEIINENRLGVAKGTVAEDPVEKNFSGETTEVGIYLAMARQAQREGYPEIAETLKVLAIEEAWHAARFAELNGKISSSTKENLEMMLKGEISACNGKKKSATQAKEAGIDEVHDAFDEMSRDEARHARALEGLLKRLVTGIR; encoded by the coding sequence ATGGAGATTATTAACGAAAACAGGCTTGGCGTAGCCAAAGGAACGGTTGCTGAAGATCCGGTAGAAAAGAATTTCAGTGGCGAGACTACGGAGGTCGGCATTTATCTTGCAATGGCACGCCAGGCGCAAAGAGAGGGTTATCCCGAAATCGCTGAGACCCTAAAAGTGCTCGCTATCGAGGAGGCATGGCACGCCGCCCGTTTTGCCGAGCTAAACGGAAAAATTAGTTCCAGCACCAAAGAGAATCTGGAAATGATGCTCAAAGGTGAAATTAGTGCATGTAACGGCAAAAAGAAAAGCGCTACCCAAGCAAAAGAAGCAGGCATTGACGAGGTCCACGACGCCTTTGATGAGATGTCTCGAGACGAAGCCCGCCATGCACGCGCACTAGAAGGCCTACTAAAAAGATTGGTGACAGGCATCAGGTAA
- a CDS encoding cytochrome ubiquinol oxidase subunit I, translating into MDVLLLSRLQFALTVAYHFLFVPLTIGFALLVAVLETMYVRSGDARYKSMAKFWGKLFTINFVLGVVTGLTMEFQFGTNWSEYSKFMGDIFGSPLAVEALMAFFLESTFISIWIFGWERLSKKAHLFAAWMVALGTHLSAIWIIVANGWMQNPVGYVLRNGRAELVDFMAVLKNSYAWHMYSHVILSAYVLSGFVVLGICAYHLLRKQNIEFFKSSFRIGLVIALVGILGVVLTGHFNGQNTARMQPSKFAAMEAIWDTERGVSAYLITVPSEKSESNPVEAIGVPGLTSFLAFNNFNAKIKGLKDIPLAKRPPVALTFWSFRIMVLLGFYFLVMVALGWYLQTKNRLLDSTRFLKLLLYSIPLPYVAINLGWTVTEVGRQPWTVYGLMTTAKSVSVVPASNVMFSLAAVIVLYSLLVILDFYLIAKNAKKGPEPIGEALDEPTASHSEFALSGNS; encoded by the coding sequence TTGGATGTTTTATTACTAAGCAGGCTGCAGTTTGCATTAACCGTCGCATACCATTTTCTTTTCGTGCCATTGACCATCGGTTTTGCGCTGCTTGTTGCTGTGCTGGAGACAATGTATGTTCGGTCCGGCGACGCCAGGTACAAGAGTATGGCTAAGTTTTGGGGGAAACTGTTTACTATAAATTTTGTCCTGGGCGTAGTTACAGGGCTTACGATGGAATTTCAGTTTGGCACTAATTGGTCTGAGTACTCAAAATTTATGGGCGATATTTTCGGCTCGCCGCTGGCCGTTGAAGCGTTAATGGCATTTTTTCTGGAGTCGACATTTATCAGCATCTGGATTTTTGGCTGGGAGAGGTTGTCAAAGAAAGCTCATTTATTTGCAGCATGGATGGTTGCACTTGGGACTCATCTATCGGCGATTTGGATCATCGTGGCTAATGGATGGATGCAAAACCCTGTAGGATATGTCCTTAGAAACGGCCGGGCAGAACTGGTAGATTTCATGGCTGTTCTGAAAAACAGCTATGCCTGGCATATGTATTCCCATGTTATTTTATCTGCTTATGTGCTCTCTGGTTTTGTAGTTCTCGGTATCTGTGCATATCACTTACTTAGGAAGCAAAACATAGAGTTTTTTAAAAGCAGTTTTCGTATTGGACTTGTAATAGCCTTGGTTGGAATCCTTGGCGTTGTCCTTACGGGCCACTTTAACGGGCAGAATACAGCCAGGATGCAGCCTTCAAAATTTGCAGCTATGGAAGCGATATGGGATACAGAAAGGGGTGTTTCCGCATATTTGATCACCGTCCCAAGCGAGAAAAGTGAGTCAAATCCTGTAGAGGCAATCGGTGTACCGGGACTTACCAGTTTTCTTGCGTTCAATAATTTTAATGCTAAGATTAAGGGCTTAAAGGATATTCCACTAGCCAAAAGACCTCCCGTTGCACTTACGTTCTGGAGCTTTAGAATCATGGTTTTGCTGGGCTTCTACTTTCTGGTCATGGTGGCTTTGGGATGGTACCTGCAAACAAAAAATAGACTATTGGATAGTACCCGGTTTTTGAAGCTCTTGCTCTATTCCATTCCGCTGCCTTATGTGGCAATAAATCTTGGCTGGACGGTAACCGAGGTGGGCCGTCAACCGTGGACGGTTTACGGATTGATGACGACAGCAAAATCTGTCTCTGTAGTGCCCGCAAGTAACGTAATGTTCTCCTTAGCTGCCGTGATCGTACTTTATTCATTGCTCGTTATTCTGGATTTCTATCTTATAGCAAAGAATGCCAAAAAAGGCCCCGAACCTATAGGTGAGGCATTAGATGAGCCAACGGCATCTCACTCTGAATTTGCTTTATCTGGCAATAGCTAG
- the cydB gene encoding cytochrome d ubiquinol oxidase subunit II, with protein sequence MLEELLPSIWFFLWGLVWAIYFSLDGFNLGVGILARFLPQKEQNKLIGSLGPFWDGNEVWLITAGGVTFAAFPKLYAVMFSSLYLPLIIILISLVFRAVAIEFYRQSDDVNWQKAWATILSVGSFLVALLFGVAFGNIFQGLLLDANGYHGSVFSLLNPYGILTGVLFVLIFSYNGSLWFSHKTGSKKGFTIARKIYAPMLVAAVLFLVSTAFSTTLWGNFFSKPLLFVVPLLAVASLLATRGLLSRGNAAGSLLTGSLAVLLTVITTIIGLFPNMFPSKIDPAYSLTAFNASSSPYTLKIMLAATIVFLPVVLIYQVWHYKLFAPARIDEELKY encoded by the coding sequence ATGCTTGAGGAATTACTGCCTTCTATATGGTTTTTCTTATGGGGGTTGGTCTGGGCAATATATTTCTCACTGGATGGATTTAATCTTGGGGTTGGAATACTGGCTCGGTTTTTGCCCCAAAAGGAACAAAATAAGCTAATCGGCTCTCTTGGTCCTTTCTGGGATGGCAACGAGGTGTGGTTGATTACCGCTGGCGGGGTAACCTTTGCCGCCTTTCCCAAGCTTTATGCGGTTATGTTTAGCTCTCTTTATTTACCGCTGATCATAATTTTGATTTCTCTGGTCTTCCGGGCTGTTGCGATTGAATTTTACCGTCAGTCCGATGACGTAAACTGGCAGAAAGCGTGGGCAACTATATTGAGCGTGGGCAGCTTTCTTGTAGCGCTGCTGTTCGGAGTTGCATTTGGCAACATATTTCAGGGCTTGCTACTTGATGCGAATGGCTATCATGGATCCGTCTTCAGCCTACTCAATCCTTACGGTATTTTAACTGGGGTGCTATTTGTTCTAATTTTCAGTTATAACGGCAGCCTGTGGTTTTCCCACAAGACGGGGAGCAAAAAAGGTTTTACCATTGCAAGGAAAATCTATGCACCGATGCTGGTGGCGGCTGTATTGTTCCTAGTTAGTACCGCATTTAGTACTACGTTATGGGGGAACTTTTTCAGCAAGCCACTGCTATTCGTGGTACCGCTTCTTGCAGTAGCCAGCCTACTTGCAACCCGAGGTTTGCTTAGTAGGGGAAATGCTGCAGGTTCGCTTCTAACGGGGTCCTTAGCGGTGCTGCTGACGGTTATTACCACTATCATTGGCTTATTTCCAAATATGTTTCCATCGAAAATTGACCCAGCCTATAGCCTAACGGCGTTTAATGCATCAAGCAGTCCTTATACTTTAAAGATAATGCTTGCAGCAACAATAGTTTTTCTTCCAGTAGTGCTTATCTATCAGGTCTGGCATTATAAGCTGTTTGCACCGGCAAGGATTGATGAAGAGTTAAAGTACTAA
- a CDS encoding Rrf2 family transcriptional regulator: MKLTMQGEYAIRAMLELAREYPSGKLIPAKELALRQDIPPVFLTKTLSLLAKAGLIINHRGSRGGIRLAKDASKITIKDVVEAIEGPFRLNMCLGVAGACDRKPGCKVHRVWHRAQEAMLKELSVTLDKVI, from the coding sequence ATGAAACTTACAATGCAGGGAGAGTATGCAATACGGGCGATGTTGGAGCTGGCCCGTGAGTACCCAAGCGGAAAGCTAATACCGGCAAAGGAGCTGGCGCTTCGGCAAGATATCCCTCCGGTGTTTCTAACAAAAACGCTGAGCTTGCTTGCAAAAGCCGGATTAATTATAAACCACAGAGGGTCCCGCGGCGGAATTAGGCTTGCTAAAGACGCTTCCAAGATCACCATCAAGGATGTTGTAGAGGCGATTGAAGGACCATTCAGGTTAAACATGTGCCTGGGTGTTGCGGGTGCATGTGATAGAAAGCCTGGCTGTAAAGTTCACCGGGTATGGCACCGCGCCCAGGAAGCTATGCTGAAGGAGCTTTCTGTAACCCTTGATAAGGTTATTTAA
- a CDS encoding decaprenyl-phosphate phosphoribosyltransferase, translating into MDIRLDIAHISAGQKNSRIGLFISQLKLVLTLIRIRHWIKNLFIFAPLLFSQNLFNASMLAKSVLAFISFSFVASSVYALNDIFDYKKDRLHPIKRLRPIALGKLKTSFAILVAILFLTMGLVIANFVNLAFIISIAIYLGLNVLYSLYLKDQVILDVLVLSLFYVIRVSAGGFAIEVHISNWLLICTFMLAIFMGFGKRRYELTILKEEAPSHRKILAEYSPYFLDQMVAVVTPTTLIAYLLYTISEETVEKFGTDKLIATVPFVLYGVFRYLYLVHQREEGGDPTKLMLTDKPLIITVVGWVLSVVFILYFR; encoded by the coding sequence ATGGATATTAGATTGGATATTGCTCACATAAGCGCAGGGCAAAAGAATAGTAGAATAGGTTTGTTTATTAGCCAATTGAAACTTGTTCTTACTTTAATACGTATCCGGCACTGGATAAAAAACCTATTTATATTTGCGCCGCTTCTTTTCTCACAAAACCTATTTAATGCAAGCATGCTTGCAAAAAGCGTACTTGCATTTATATCGTTTAGCTTTGTTGCGAGCAGTGTCTATGCCCTAAACGATATCTTTGATTACAAAAAAGATAGGCTTCACCCCATAAAGAGGCTTAGACCGATTGCGCTTGGAAAGCTTAAGACCTCATTCGCGATCTTAGTAGCCATCCTTTTCTTGACAATGGGGTTAGTTATCGCTAATTTTGTTAACCTGGCATTTATAATAAGTATTGCGATATATCTTGGGCTTAACGTGCTTTACTCGTTATATCTTAAGGATCAGGTCATCTTAGACGTGTTGGTACTATCGCTATTTTACGTGATAAGGGTTTCGGCCGGTGGCTTTGCAATTGAGGTTCATATCTCAAACTGGCTGCTGATTTGCACGTTTATGCTTGCCATATTTATGGGCTTTGGTAAAAGGAGGTATGAACTTACCATTTTAAAAGAAGAAGCGCCAAGCCATAGGAAGATACTTGCTGAATACAGCCCATACTTTTTGGATCAGATGGTAGCGGTGGTTACCCCAACCACTCTCATCGCGTATTTGCTATATACTATTAGCGAAGAAACAGTAGAAAAGTTTGGAACAGACAAACTGATAGCAACGGTGCCTTTCGTTTTATATGGTGTTTTTAGATACTTATATTTGGTTCACCAGAGAGAGGAGGGGGGGGATCCGACAAAACTTATGTTAACCGACAAACCCCTTATCATAACCGTGGTCGGGTGGGTGCTCTCAGTAGTTTTCATACTTTACTTTAGGTAA